The window CGCGCCCTCGTCAGTAAAGGCGGTGCAGGCATTCGCAAAGGCATTCAACCTCTCCTCCAAAGCCGAACCCGCACACAGCACGGTTCACGTCACCGGCACAGTCAAAGACATGCAGGAAGCCTTCGGCGTCACGCTGCAGGAACACACAGTAGGCACAAAAACTCTGCGCATCCGGCAGGGCGCCATCTATCTCCCAGACTCCGTCCTGCCTCACGTGCAAGCCGTACTCGGTCTGGATAACCGTCCCCAGGCCAAACCGCATTACCGAGTCGGCAAAGCGCGCGCCGCCGCCAGCACCTCCTTCACACCGCCACAACTCGCGCAGCTCTACGGCTTCCCTCCCAGCGCCAAAGCCACCGGCCAAACCATCGCGCTGATTGAACTCGGCGGCGGATTCCGCCAGGCCGACATCGCCGCCTACTTCAAATCCCTCGGCATCGCCGCCCCCAGCGTCAAAGCCGTCTTGGTGGACGGTGGCAAGAACGCCCCCAGCAACGCCAACGGTGCAGACGGCGAAGTCATGCTCGACATTGAAGTCGCCGCAGCCGTCGCACCCGGCGCAAAGATCGCCGTCTACTTCGCACCCAACACCGACCAGGGTTTCGTCGATGCCATCGCCACCGCCGCGCACGACACCACAAACAAACCCACCATCATCTCCATCAGTTGGGGAGGCCCGGAATCATCCTGGACATCCCAGGCGCTCACCGCCTTAGACAACGCCTGCAAAGACGCCGCAGCCCTCGGCATCACCGTCACCGCCGCAGCAGGTGACGACGGATCAAACGACGGCGTAGGCGACGGCAAGAAGCACGTCGACTTCCCCGCCAGCAGCCCCAACGTACTCGCCTGCGGCGGCACAAAACTAGTCGCCTCCAACGGAGCCATCACCAGCGAAGTCGTCTGGAACGAAACCGCAAACAATGAGGGCGCAACCGGCGGCGGCATCAGCACCGCATTCCCGCAGCCCACATGGCAGAAGAGCGTCGCCGCAACCAAATCCGGCCGAGGCGTTCCAGACGTAGCAGGTGACGCCAATCCCACCACCGGCTATCAAGTCCGCGTCGACGGCCAGAACATGGTCATCGGTGGCACCAGCGCCGTAGCTCCTCTCTGGGCGGGCCTCATCGCACTCAGCAACGCAACGAACAAAAACGCCGCAGGACTACCGCAGGCAAAGCTCTACAGCACCACCGGACAGAAAGCCTTCCGCGACATCACCAGCGGCAACAACGGAGCATTCAAAGCCGCCAAAGGCTGGGACGCATGCACCGGCCTCGGCTCTCCCAAAGCCGCATCCATCATCACCTTGCTAGCTACAAAGTCGTCAGCCAAAAAGAAAACCAGCAGAGCAAAGGCATAAAAGTTCTTCGCGGGCCGGGAGAGGCTAAGCCACTCTCGGCCATTTTCTTTTATCGTGCTGAAACAAACGCGCACGCTCCTGCGTCACCTCATACAATTCCTCTCACTGGATACATTCAGCCGACCGCGCCCGTCGTGGCGTTGTCAGCGCAATACACGCGTTTGCCCACGTACATCCGCAGGCAATCGCGTAGGGAGTAGTCTTCATGGCTTTTCGATGTTCGTGTGCCTGCGCCTTCGTCCTGTCCGCATGTGTGGGCATGGCTGCAGCACAACAGGTGCCTCTGGTGCAGCCCGGCGCTCCCGGCCAACCCAACAAGGTCATCACCAATCCCGTGGGAACAGCGGTGCACGAACCCACGGCCGCCGACTTCGGCTTTATGCAGGGCATGGTCATCCATCACAGCCAGGCAGTGGAGATGGTCGGCCTCATGAACGGCCGCACCACCAATCCGCAGATGCTTGAGATGGGTAAGCGCATCAGCATCTCGCAGGGCGACGAAATCGCTTTCATGAAGCGCTGGCTCTCCTTCTATGGCAAGCCTGTTCAGGAAAACAAAATGGACATGGACATGGATATGCCCGGTATGGACATGTCGCACATGGACCACGGCAAGCAAGACATGGACACCGCCGTAATGCCCGGCATGCTCACGCCCCGCCAGATGCAGGCACTGCGCAATGCCAAAGGCGCACAGTTTGACCACCTCTTCCTCACCGGCATGATCCAGCACCACACCGGCGCTCTCAACATGGTGAAGGAGTTGTTTGAAACGAAGGATGGCGGTCAGGAACCGCAGTTATTTGATTTCACCGCAGACGTGGATGTCACGCAGCGCGCCGAAATCGAAACGATGCAAAGCATGTTGGCCAAGGAGAAAAAATAAGCGATGACTCGACGCACGATGTGGAACACCGCCGCACTGGCACTGGCCTTTCTAGCAGGTACCGCAGCGGTCTCTGCGCAGGTAGCCATGCCGGCAAAGCCCACCGTCTATAACAACCCGCAGCTTCCCAATGATCCCCGCGTCGGCCTCAAGGGTGGCGTTACAGACGCAGGCGTTGCAGCTCAGGGTATGGAGTTGGTGCTCAACCTGCCCAAGCCTCCGGGCTTTGCAGCAGGCACCACGCCGCAGGAAAAGGCTCCCGCACCGGTACCCGCAGCACCGGCGCCCCTTGGCCCCGACGGCAAGCCCCGTGTACGCGCTTTGCAGCTCGGCTCCACCAA of the Terriglobus sp. TAA 43 genome contains:
- a CDS encoding protease pro-enzyme activation domain-containing protein, with product MSTRAVRTTASALADLRNEPRSPLPGSEKSALADTPATVAAGIKPLRATAVAKAKPASSRKKITVSVVVPRIKPVTQAAVVGKHLTRAQFKSSHAAAPSSVKAVQAFAKAFNLSSKAEPAHSTVHVTGTVKDMQEAFGVTLQEHTVGTKTLRIRQGAIYLPDSVLPHVQAVLGLDNRPQAKPHYRVGKARAAASTSFTPPQLAQLYGFPPSAKATGQTIALIELGGGFRQADIAAYFKSLGIAAPSVKAVLVDGGKNAPSNANGADGEVMLDIEVAAAVAPGAKIAVYFAPNTDQGFVDAIATAAHDTTNKPTIISISWGGPESSWTSQALTALDNACKDAAALGITVTAAAGDDGSNDGVGDGKKHVDFPASSPNVLACGGTKLVASNGAITSEVVWNETANNEGATGGGISTAFPQPTWQKSVAATKSGRGVPDVAGDANPTTGYQVRVDGQNMVIGGTSAVAPLWAGLIALSNATNKNAAGLPQAKLYSTTGQKAFRDITSGNNGAFKAAKGWDACTGLGSPKAASIITLLATKSSAKKKTSRAKA
- a CDS encoding DUF305 domain-containing protein; this encodes MAFRCSCACAFVLSACVGMAAAQQVPLVQPGAPGQPNKVITNPVGTAVHEPTAADFGFMQGMVIHHSQAVEMVGLMNGRTTNPQMLEMGKRISISQGDEIAFMKRWLSFYGKPVQENKMDMDMDMPGMDMSHMDHGKQDMDTAVMPGMLTPRQMQALRNAKGAQFDHLFLTGMIQHHTGALNMVKELFETKDGGQEPQLFDFTADVDVTQRAEIETMQSMLAKEKK